The Xiphophorus hellerii strain 12219 chromosome 3, Xiphophorus_hellerii-4.1, whole genome shotgun sequence genome segment CCTGGCGCGCATCAACGTCACGTCGCCGGAGATCAAGACGCTGTCGTGCCCCGTGTGCCGCGTCCTGACCGAGCTGCCCCACGGCCGCGACCTGCCCCGCCTGGGCAACAACCAGGACGTCATCGGCCGCCTGCCGGACAACATGCGCCGCGCGCTGTCCGTCCGCTTCCAGCGCAGCAAGGGCCGGCTGCTGCTGAAGCACCCGCCCCCCACCGCCAAGCCCACCGTCCTCAGCCTGCCCGTCAAGAAGCAGCAGGCCCCGCCGGCGGCCTCCCACGGCGCCAACCTGGCCGCCGCAGAGGAGGGCGGCGCCCCGCCCACCATGGTGGACGTGGGCAGACCGCCGAGCAGGATGAGGGGCCGCATGCGGCGCCTGTTCCACTCCGACCGCTGCTACTACGCCGTGGTGGCgtccatcatcaccatcaccgtGGCGCTGATGATGGTGGGCATCCTGGCTTTCGTCATCATCCCCAAGGTCCCGATCCCCGGACCCGGCAGACCCGGCGGGAACTTTACCGACTCCTCCTCACATGAGAACGACAACTTTGAACCGGACTCGccctgagggggcggggcctgaAGGGGCGGGGCTTGAGAGGTGGGCTGAGGTATTACTCCGGGTGTGAAACAGTGAAGGAAGGAGGAATGAGGAagaacaagatggaggcgtttTCCCAGCTGAGCATGAAGAACTTTGACCCCTGAGGGGTCAGGAAGGATTACGCTGAGTTTGAAGCGGTGAAGGaatgaagaagaggaagatgGCGCCGTTTCTCCAGGCTGAGTGTGAAATATATGGGGTTCCATCTGTGACGATAcagtgaaaaattaacagcaataatttattgtttaaccatcataagaaaaaaaaaaaggaaattaatctTTGAGTCATCTTTTCACCATATTGTTAAGCTCATTGTTTAGTTagccaattaaatatttaacttcaaactaaaaatgttgctccaagctaaatatttaattagaaagctaaataattagctggttaaatatttactttgaaactgtgacatttataaatgaatgaatgtaaaCCTGTAACCTTGAAACCGTTTTCTCTTATGAAAATGGATAATTACTGGTTAGTTTCTGACTGCGTCTCTCAGCGACCGAATCTGAATGTGAAACAGAATCGGGGAGAAACGTCTCCAGACCATGAAAAGCACTAAACCTTCTGAAACTCCGTATTTATACCCTGAACTCCGAACAGAACTGATGTACAGATATTGACAGGTACCAGAttcaataaaactgtttttattcaaacgTTTCCTGGAGAATCTGAGTTATTTTATCTGTGACTTCCCAGAACTGTGACACCTGACACTCTATTGGTGAAAGCACAACGGCTGAGAGCGGGCCCAGTTCGGGCTCTGGTCGGGTCCAGGTGGACCAGCCGGTTCCACCGCATGCCGACCCGCTGCTTGAGGCCGGGTCCGTAACCCAGGGCAACAGACAGAATACTTGAATGTCAGGAAACATCCGGGCAACCAAACCAGATCCCACATTACAggaacaacaccagaaataaacagaaatcctTTTCATTTCAGCTACTttcaagtctggactttgactagaccattgcAACCTCtagattattttccttttctgctGTTCTGTTGCAGATTGGGAGTGTAGCTCTGAAAATCAGCTGCTGTGGGAGGATGGAAAgcaatttaatttgaaaaataaaaacctaaaggaaggaatatt includes the following:
- the rnf183 gene encoding E3 ubiquitin-protein ligase RNF183, encoding MSGQGEGPRGSRMPQNVKPKPGQPAPTRKDRPQKARRSRSSDSERGRRRERHHGDRHRRGRSEETRRRDGKDAEQRDAPPVDMLGDTECAVCFCSYDNVFKTPKLLACGHTFCLECLARINVTSPEIKTLSCPVCRVLTELPHGRDLPRLGNNQDVIGRLPDNMRRALSVRFQRSKGRLLLKHPPPTAKPTVLSLPVKKQQAPPAASHGANLAAAEEGGAPPTMVDVGRPPSRMRGRMRRLFHSDRCYYAVVASIITITVALMMVGILAFVIIPKVPIPGPGRPGGNFTDSSSHENDNFEPDSP